The following proteins are co-located in the Solea solea chromosome 21, fSolSol10.1, whole genome shotgun sequence genome:
- the LOC131448977 gene encoding inactive rhomboid protein 1-like isoform X3, with protein MDEPGSRNSSLQRKKPPWLKLDIPTIQLTPDDSSTHLQPVKRLRSVSMPGENPQSRIAALETSNNYLRPPLERQPSFTQSIRRGTADWFGVSKDSDSTQRWRRKSLQHCGHLYGGLKPQVMREMELQSQDNLSLASTETPPPLYLPPHHPSHHHCGMQRIVDPLARGRAFRMVEEVDGVGVPHTPITPGTASLCSFSSSRSALNRLPRRRKRESVAVMSLKAAAALMKGRTLGDAAAGRQRRRSFMPPSFFEDDTVDFSDDLDTSFFTRDGLHDEMSTYADEVFETQSEAALKHVDESELTGSALDKNELERSHLMLPLERGWRKTKDSSLVQPKPRLKQEVVSINSHQQRGQRIALPVKKLFAREKRPYGLGMVGRLTNRTYRKRIDSFVKRQLEDMDDHRPIFTYWITFVHLLITILAVAIYGIAPVGFSQHETVDSVLRNKGVYENVRFVQQQNFWVGPSSEALIHLGAKFSPCMRQDEEIQKLIREKRVRERESGCCVRNDRSGCLQTLQEECSSTLAVWVKWPQHTSAPSVNGELRQHGAVCHQDPRICLEPASVTPHEWPDDITKWPVCTRYNSGNHTNLPHIDCTITGRPCCIGTKGRCEITSREYCEFMRGYFHEEATLCSQVACMDDVCGLLPFLNPEIPDQFSRLWLSLFLHAGILHCLVSVLFQMTVLRDIEKLAGWLRISIIYMLSGVTGNLASAIFLPYRAEVGPAGSQFGILACLFVELFQSWQILERPWWAFAKLLAISVFFFSFGLLPWIDNFAHICGFVSGFFLSFAFLPYISFGRSDMYRKRVQICVFLLVFLALLAALAVLFYVYPVKCEWCEYLTCIPITDKFCEKYDLNAHLL; from the exons ATGGATGAGCCGggcagcaggaacagcagcctGCAGAGGAAgaagccaccatggctcaaacTGGACATTCCCACCATCCAGCTCACACCGGACGACTCGTCCACACACCTACag ccaGTAAAGCGCCTGCGCAGTGTCAGCATGCCGGGGGAAAACCCTCAGAGCCGCATCGCTGCCTTGGAAACTTCAAATAACTACCTCAGACCTCCACTGGAGAGACAGCCCTCCTTCACGCAGTCTATCAGGAG GGGTACGGCCGACTGGTTTGGGGTGAGCAAAGACAGCGACAGTACCCAgcgatggaggaggaagagcctGCAGCACTGCGGCCACCTGTACGGGGGTCTGAAGCCTCAGGTGATGAGGGAAATGGAGCTGCAGAGTCAGGACAACCTCTCCCTGGCCAGCACTGAGACCCCTCCTCCCCTTTACCTCCCACCCCACCACCCCAGTCACCACCACTGTGGCATGCAGAGG ATTGTCGACCCCCTGGCACGGGGTCGTGCCTTCCGCATGGTGGAAGAGGTAGACGGCGTCGGCGTTCCACATACTCCCATCACACCCGGCACCGCCTCCCTCTGCTCCTTTTCAAGCTCCCGCTCGGCTCTCAACCGGTTGCCACGGCGACGCAAGCGGGAGTCTGTCGCTGTCATGAGCCTCAAAGCTGCGGCAGCACTTATGAAG gGTCGGACATTAGGAGACGCCGCCGCAGGGAGACAGCGAAGACGCAGTTTCATGCCGCCTAGTTTCTTTGAAGATGACACTGTGGACTTTTCCGACGATCTGGACACTTCCTTCTTCACCAGA gaCGGCCTGCACGATGAGATGTCGACGTATGCCGACGAGGTTTTCGAAACCCAATCAGAAGCCGCCCTCAAACACGTGGATGAGAGCGAGCTCACAGGAAGTGCGCTGGATAAGAATGAACTGGAGCGGAGTCACCTGATGCT GCCTTTGGAGCGAGGCTGGCGCAAGACGAAAGACAGCTCTCTGGTCCAACCTAAACCGCGTCTGAAGCAGGAGGTGGTCAGCATCAACAGCCACCAGCAGCGGGGACAGCGCATCGCGTTACCCGTTAAGAAGCTCTTTGCCCGAGAGAAGAGGCCGTACGGACTCGGCATGGTCGGCCGCCTCACCAACCGGACGTACCGCAAGCGCATCGACAGCTTTGTCAAACGGCAGCTTGAGGACATGGATGATCACAG GCCTATCTTCACATACTGGATCACGTTTGTCCATTTGCTCATCACTATTCTGGCTGTGGCTATCTACGGCATTGCTCCAGTGGGCTTTTCCCAACATGAAACTGTGGATTCT GTGTTGAGGAACAAAGGAGTTTATGAAAACGTGAGGTTTGTGCAACAACAGAACTTCTGGGTCGGTCCAAGCTCA GAGGCACTGATCCACCTGGGGGCCAAGTTTTCCCCGTGCATGCGGCAAGACGAAGAGATCCAGAAACTGATCCGGGAGAAGAGAGTGCGAGAGCGGGAGTCCGGCTGCTGTGTGAGGAACGATCGCTCCGGGTGCCTGCAGACGTTACAAGAGGAGTGTTCG AGTACGCTGGCAGTGTGGGTGAAGTGGCCTCAGCACACGAGTGCTCCGTCTGTGAACGGTGAACTACGGCAGCACGGTGCAGTCTGCCATCAGGACCCCAG aattTGCCTGGAGCCTGCCTCGGTTACACCTCATGAGTGGCCGGATGACATCACCAAGTGGCCG GTTTGTACAAGGTACAACTCTGGGAACCACACCAACCTTCCCCACATAGACTGCACGATCACAGGCCGGCCCTGTTGCATCGGAACCAAAGGGCG ATGTGAAATCACTTCCAGAGAATACTGTGAATTTATGCGAGGATACTTCCATGAGGAGGCGACTCTCTGCTCACAG GTTGCCTGTATGGATGATGTGTGTGGTCTGCTGCCTTTTCTCAACCCAGAGATCCCAGACCAGTTCTCCAGACTCTGGCTGTCTCTCTTCCTTCATGCTGG GATCCTGCACTGCCTGGTGTCGGTGTTGTTCCAGATGACCGTGCTGAGGGACATAGAGAAGCTGGCCGGCTGGCTGAGGATCTCCATCATCTACATGCTGAGCGGCGTCACTGGCAACTTGGCCTCAGCCATCTTCCTGCCGTACAGAGCAGAG GTGGGTCCTGCAGGCAGCCAGTTTGGTATCCTGGCCTGTCTGTTTGTGGAGCTGTTTCAGAGCTGGCAGATCCTGGAGAGACCGTGGTGGGCGTTCGCGAAGCTGCTGGCCATCtcggtcttcttcttctccttcggTCTGCTCCCGTGGATCGACAACTTTGCTCACATCTGCGGCTTTGTGTCGGGGTTCTTCCTCTCCTTCGCGTTCTTGCCGTACATCAG TTTCGGGCGATCAGATATGTACCGTAAGCGGGTCCAGATCTGCGTCTTCTTGCTGGtcttcctggctctgctggCGGCTCTGGCCGTGCTCTTCTACGTTTACCCCGTGAAGTGCGAGTGGTGCGAGTATCTCACGTGCATCCCCATCACCGACAAGTTCTGTGAGAAGTACGACTTAAACGCTCACCTCCTCTGA